The following are encoded in a window of bacterium BMS3Abin14 genomic DNA:
- the tuf_2 gene encoding elongation factor Tu has product MDVELITPIAMEKELRFAIREGGRTVGAGVVSEIIE; this is encoded by the coding sequence GTGGATGTGGAGTTGATCACCCCCATAGCCATGGAAAAGGAGCTTCGCTTTGCCATACGCGAGGGCGGCCGCACCGTGGGCGCCGGAGTGGTCAGCGAAATTATTGAATAA